Proteins found in one Clostridium kluyveri DSM 555 genomic segment:
- a CDS encoding tRNA threonylcarbamoyladenosine dehydratase gives MKQHALSRTELLFGKEALEKLKHSTIVLFGLGGVGSFTLEALVRGGIGHIVIVDDDTVCLTNINRQIHANFHTIGKYKADVLKDRILDINPNCKVESYKVFADENNIDSIIPPSADYVIDAIDTVSSKISLIVWCKNHNINIISCMGTGNKLDPTKFKISDIYDTEICPLAKVMRHELKKREIKNLKVLYSEEIPKKPKIEEVITCKEGCVCTGGSKKCLSKRQIPSSNSFVPPVAGMIIAGEVIKDILSLN, from the coding sequence ATGAAACAACATGCCCTTTCCAGAACCGAACTGCTGTTTGGAAAAGAAGCTCTAGAAAAATTAAAACATAGTACTATAGTACTATTTGGGTTAGGTGGTGTGGGAAGTTTTACCCTTGAAGCTCTGGTAAGAGGAGGTATAGGTCATATTGTCATAGTAGATGATGATACTGTTTGTTTAACAAATATAAACAGACAGATACATGCCAACTTCCATACAATAGGTAAGTATAAAGCAGATGTTTTAAAAGATAGAATTTTAGATATAAACCCCAATTGCAAGGTGGAATCTTATAAAGTATTTGCAGATGAAAATAATATAGATAGTATTATACCTCCTTCCGCAGATTATGTAATAGATGCCATTGATACAGTATCTTCAAAAATATCCCTTATAGTATGGTGTAAAAATCATAATATAAATATAATTAGTTGTATGGGTACGGGAAATAAACTAGATCCCACTAAATTTAAGATATCTGACATTTATGATACAGAAATATGTCCCCTAGCTAAAGTAATGAGACATGAACTCAAGAAACGAGAAATAAAAAACTTAAAGGTATTGTATTCCGAGGAAATACCTAAAAAACCAAAAATAGAAGAAGTCATAACTTGCAAGGAAGGCTGTGTATGCACTGGGGGCTCAAAAAAATGCCTATCAAAACGTCAAATACCTTCCAGCAATTCCTTTGTTCCTCCCGTGGCAGGAATGATAATAGCAGGTGAGGTAATTAAAGATATACTGTCATTGAATTAA
- a CDS encoding carbon-nitrogen hydrolase family protein encodes MKIGLCQMMVLKSSKSDNVKRAKEAIYKAANKGTDIVALPEMFNCYYNTKYFREYAEKDDCKGETLSMLSSAAKEMGIYIVGGSIPEIDDKGNIYNTSFVFNEKGELIGKHRKMHLFDIDIKDKITFKESNVLTPGDKVTVIDTKWGKIGVAICYDVRFPELMRLMALQGAKIIFIPASFNTTTGPSHWELLFRSAAVENQLYTVGISPARNINYSYVAYGNSLVVDPWGKILNILDEKEGILLSEIDLEYIYEVRKSIPVFEHRREDLYEITLV; translated from the coding sequence GTGAAAATAGGTTTATGTCAAATGATGGTTTTAAAGTCTTCAAAAAGTGACAATGTAAAAAGAGCAAAGGAAGCTATATATAAGGCTGCAAATAAAGGAACTGACATAGTAGCATTACCGGAAATGTTTAATTGCTACTATAATACTAAGTATTTTAGAGAATATGCAGAAAAGGATGATTGCAAGGGAGAAACCTTGAGTATGCTGTCATCTGCGGCTAAAGAGATGGGAATATATATAGTTGGAGGCTCTATACCTGAAATTGATGATAAAGGAAATATATATAATACTTCTTTTGTATTTAATGAAAAAGGAGAATTAATAGGGAAGCATAGAAAAATGCATTTATTTGATATAGATATAAAAGATAAAATAACATTTAAGGAATCAAATGTTTTAACTCCAGGAGACAAAGTTACTGTAATAGATACAAAGTGGGGGAAAATAGGTGTAGCTATATGTTATGACGTGAGATTTCCTGAACTCATGAGGCTAATGGCACTTCAAGGGGCAAAAATCATATTTATTCCAGCTTCTTTTAATACTACTACGGGACCATCTCATTGGGAACTGTTATTTAGAAGTGCTGCAGTAGAAAATCAACTGTATACCGTAGGAATATCACCAGCAAGAAATATAAATTATTCTTATGTGGCTTATGGAAATTCTCTTGTAGTAGATCCCTGGGGAAAGATATTAAATATATTAGATGAAAAAGAGGGAATACTATTATCGGAGATAGATTTGGAATATATATATGAAGTAAGAAAATCTATACCTGTATTTGAGCATAGAAGAGAGGATTTATATGAAATTACTTTAGTATGA